GTATCCGGGCGGGGGGAGCAGGACACCGGCGGTGCCCGGGATCGATTCCAGGATGATCGCGGCGATGCCGGTGGGTCCCTCCGCCTGCACGACCCGCTCCAGATGGTGCAGCGCCCGCGCGCACTCCTCTTCCGGCGTCGTCGCCCAGAACTCCGACCGGTAGAGGTAGGGGCCGAAGAAGTGCACGTGCCCGCGCGCGAATTCGTTCGGGATGCGGCGCCAGTCGCCGGTCGCGACGATCGCCGCCCCGGTGTTGCCGTGGTACGAGCGGTAGCGGGAGAGGACCTTGTCCCGGCCGGTGTGCAGGCGTGCCATCCGGATCGCGTTCTCGACGGCGTCGGCGCCGCCGTTGGTGAAGAACACCTTCGAGAAGCCCTCGGGGGCGCGTGCCACGATGCGCTCGGCGGCCTGCCCGCGGGCGAGGTTCGCCGTGGACGGCGCGATCGTGGTCAACTGCGCGGCCTGCTCCCGGATGGCGTCCACGACAGCCGGATGCTGATGCCCGATGTTGACGTTCACCAGCTGGCTGGAGAAATCGAGGTAGCTGCGCCCGGCATGGTCCCACACGCGGGTGCCGCGTCCCCCGGCGATCACCAGGGGGTCGAGCGCCGCCTGAGCGGACCAGGAGTGGAACACGTGCGCCCGGTCGAGGTCGTAGGCGAGCCGGTCGAGTTCGGGGTCTGCGGTCATGTCTGTCGTCCTTCGCGTCGTTGCGGGGATCCGGCCGGGCGGATCGGGTCCGCCCGGCCGGAGAGCGGCTACTGCCCGCCCTCTTGCAGGGTCACCTCGACCGGGGAGAAGTCCTCACCGGTGAGGTCGACTCCCGAGTCCGCCAGTTCGTCCAGCGCCTTCTGGATCCACTCGTTCGAGTATGCGCTCGCGGGCGGTTCGGCGGTGATCAGATGGGCGCCGGTCTCGTTCACGGCGGCGAGGGCACCCGCGACCGTCCGCTGCCACGCGGCGTCGTCGATGATGCCGATCCCGGACTCCGACGGCCAGATCAGCTTGTTCGTCTCGTTCACCATCCACAGCTCGTGGCTCGGCCCCCAGCCGGAGCCCTCCGCGATCGTGATCTCCGCGGCCTCCTCGGGGTTCTGTGCGGCGTACGCCCACCCCTTGACGACGGCCTTCAGGAAGGCGACCGTCGTCTCCTGGTACTCGGTGTCGTCCTCGAGCCGCTGCGTGTCGGCCCAGATGGCGTCCTGCAGCATCGCCCCCTCGGTGTCCTCGTAGCTGATCACCGTGAAGTCGTCCGGCGTGTAGAGCTCCCCGGTGTCCGGGTCCACGGTCTCCAGGAGCTGGGCGTACTCGTTGT
The sequence above is a segment of the Microbacterium caowuchunii genome. Coding sequences within it:
- a CDS encoding aspartate aminotransferase family protein — translated: MTADPELDRLAYDLDRAHVFHSWSAQAALDPLVIAGGRGTRVWDHAGRSYLDFSSQLVNVNIGHQHPAVVDAIREQAAQLTTIAPSTANLARGQAAERIVARAPEGFSKVFFTNGGADAVENAIRMARLHTGRDKVLSRYRSYHGNTGAAIVATGDWRRIPNEFARGHVHFFGPYLYRSEFWATTPEEECARALHHLERVVQAEGPTGIAAIILESIPGTAGVLLPPPGYLAGVRAICDRYGILLILDEVMAGFGRTGRWFAFDGHDVVPDLITFAKGVNSGYVPIGGVIISDPIAATFDDRVFPGGLTYSGHPLAAASVIATLDAMESEGIVENARRMGAEVIGPALAGLAERHRAVGEVRGEGVFWALELVADRETREPLPAAAMGALKKDLVARGLLPFVQDNRIHVVPPCVVTDDDVAEAVSIYDAALGAL